The Chitinophagaceae bacterium DNA window TAAAATACTGCCACATGCTAAGTCAACGAATTATGAGAAAGAAGTAGTAATTGTTAAGCCTAATTTTTTAAAGAAATTAAATCTCATAAAAGACAACCACAGCCTTGTGCTTATTAAAAAAAAGAGATTACTACTTACAATTTTTTGGTGTAAAAACTACAGCTGCTATCTAAATAAAGATAAAGATACATATTATCAAGAACTTGATCATAAGTCACTCAAAAAGTAAACACATTATTAACATTAAAATTTTTAACTATGAAAAAGAAAACAAAAATCACATCCACAGCAGTAAATCGGGTAAAAAGTATAACCGCCAAAAAAAATGGAGGAAAAGTACCCAAACAAAGCTTTGCTGCAAGACTTGAATCAGCGATGAAACGCAAAAAGAACAATTAATTATCATTTTTTTAACCCTTAATTTTTTAATCATGAACACTTTAATTAAAAATCAAATTGGCATACTGCCGGAAATTCAAAAGCTTGATCTGGAAAGAATCAAGTGGAAACTAAGAGACACCGAAGAAGGTGAAAGTTGGACACATGAACTATGTGACAAAGCAGAAACCGAGTACAAAAAGTTTTTAACGATGGTGAAGCTTTATCCAAAAAAGTCAATAGTTCCCAACAAGCTTATGGACAAAATGTGGCATCAGCACATTTTAGACACCAGAGCTTACAGAAGGGATACAAAACAGGCTTTAGGCCGATTTCTTGACCATTATCCATACTTCGGTATGCACGGAGAAGATGACAAGCAAAATTTGAATGACGCATTTGAAGAGACAAAAGTTATCTACGAAAATCTCTTTGAAACTGAAATGTCAGAAGCCTTTGTCTCAAGATGTACAGATCACCCATGTCATGCACCATCAAGTTGCGCATGTAGAGCTCCGGGAGCTTGTAAATAATTTTTAACCAAAACCCGTGCTGTCCTTTTTGACAGCACGGGTTTAAATACCCAAAACACAAAAAACTTTTTGTAAAAATTTACACTATCACACCATGAAACATTTAATTCCGAAATTCTATAATATGACCGTATATGAAAAAATTCGGGCAATCCGCATAAGCAAAGACTACAAACAAAGCTATGTGGCCTACTGCCTGAATATAGATTCCGCTAATTATGGAAGAATGGAACGTGGTGAAACAAAAATTACAATTGACAGACTGGAAGCAATTGCAAAAATTTTCGAAATAAATATGCTGGATTTATTATGTGAGGAGCACACAGAATTTCAACCTACAGAAAAAGAAATTTTGAGTGAAATGAAAAAAAACTTAAACCTAATTTTAGATGAATTGAAACACATCAAAAACGACCTTAATCAGCTTAAATAGGTTTTTATTTTAGAAAGTTAAATTCAATAATTATTCTTTTCGGTAAACTCGTTCTCCATTACCAAACAAGAATAATTCTCAACAAAAAACTATTCAAATCCCTCCCTTTTCAACCTTTTTTTGATAAAAACGATAACACTTTGTTGCCGTTTTGCTTTAATCTATTACAGCAATCTTTTCAATTATAAAGTTATTGAAGTCCTAAGGCAGTTTTAAGTTTTTTATCTACCATATTACTTTCTTTTATAACTGCTATCCGGCCATAGCAGCTGTTATCTATTTATAATCCGTTTCGATTACTTTTCTTATACCTTCTTTATAAGGAGTTGGTTTAAAATTAAATTTCTCCTCAAATTTACTACTGTCAAAAACATAGTCACGGTCGTATTGATATAACATTTCCAATGATTCTTTCATTACCGGAACAAACAGACCTATCAATCGAACCATAAACCTTGATGCAAGGCGATAATTTGGTTTGGTATTCATTTCTCCCGCTATTGCTTCTACCCATTCTTTTCCGGTCATAGGGTTTGGGGCGGTTGGAAGGTGCCAAATCTGACCATAAGCATCATCAGTATTTCCCAATAAGGCAGTTGCTTTACCCGCATCCGGAGTGAAAGTAAAAG harbors:
- a CDS encoding XRE family transcriptional regulator, producing MKHLIPKFYNMTVYEKIRAIRISKDYKQSYVAYCLNIDSANYGRMERGETKITIDRLEAIAKIFEINMLDLLCEEHTEFQPTEKEILSEMKKNLNLILDELKHIKNDLNQLK